The Rhopalosiphum maidis isolate BTI-1 chromosome 4, ASM367621v3, whole genome shotgun sequence region ATTAATAAGAAACGTTAGTTtctttattatgttgtttttttcaaaaacaaagtatatatcatattttttcaatttgtagttagtacaaaaatatttaccaaaagtaaattattgcaATGCCAAATGTCTACTGATTAttactcaaaatctaaaaattataatataaacttactaGCTATAAGGTATTCTTTTTGAGAAGCTTCCACATTAGAAGTCGGTAAAAAGGTATGTTTTGTCATTCCAACCTATAAATTAGAATCAATTACCTAATTAGTCATACTcactattactatttatattttttagataaagttTAAACTGTATAgccttataataaactatattttcgatgaaaaatcattatttttatgttaaataaataagacaaATCACTAATAACTAACTATAATATCAgtcatcaaatattatatataaatatgttcaaGGGTGTCTGCAGGGGGAGCGAAAGCAATggaattttgtatgtatattagaattatacttaaatgtctagttttattaaagattagaatattaaataagtaataaataaagatgttacaaaaatattatattagttctaatatttttaattaatttattttatcaggtgtatacattataagtaaattcTACCTTGCTCCAAGTAGGATTTTATCGAGCGCGCTTGATTATGTTTATTCATCTATACTTCATGTATTTTAAAGAGTTAACGTATTtacgttataattttatttatttttttattattattattataatctaatatttaaatagatatataaactgaaaaaatgtaatttaatatttacaattaagtatagaaattgtatgtacctatattaatattttttagttattgattcacaataaaaaaaaaatacaagataatgtaaaatttgtaaaGAACCGGAttgcataaattaataaaatacatcaaccattgtgttatttatcaaacttaatattaatacgaataaaatatttacaaaggacttataattatcaaaatatcccaaaacataaattaatttttaaaaaaaaaccctttACTTATTGAGACCAATACTCTCACCTTGAtttgtaacaatatattattgcattgtttaaaatctggtttttttttattccactCTGTCTTCAAAGTCTGGTACAAGTTTTTGATCTCGTCAAAGGAAGACGTCATATTGTGGTCGTTCGAAGGGACCTGGGAATTGATTGTTCTGCAAAAACAAAGAATTGAAGACATATTATTAACCAGTCGCTGACAAGATAGAATCTATCCGATAGATGAAGACTCACCAATTCAATGAGtccaaaaatgattttaaattattcacggTCAGATTTCTCTTGTAATGAATCGTCGAATCGAGCAGAACGCGGACGGTTTAATACTTTGATAAAAACTTTAGTgaaaatcgtaaataatataacaaattaacaaatgaATTGTATACGATCAGGGAATACAGCTTTTTTGATATGTCATTCGGGGCGGGCACTGGAAGCATCCATGAAATTTACACAATTAAACGCGACCAATCAGAAAATTGACTGATAATGAACGTCCGATAACATTTCTTACAATCACAACATTAAATTACAACCATGGTATCATTGCAAATAGGTTAGTTCGACTTAGTTCGGTAATGTTGATTGTAGTACGAACTAAGAAAATATCACAacgatttgaaaaatttgtcTTCGCGGTTCGTTCACTTGTACCTGTTGTCAATTTGTTGtcgtaattattgttattcgataagtatttatatttattatttttaagaattgtagtaaaatattttttgtttcgtaAAAATGGCTGACGAAGAATTTGAACACGACGAGTGAGTATTTCTCTTTATCTAATatcagaatatatttaaattcacgtCGTTTGCAcatgtataaaacatttacacaTTACACTGTATTAACAACTcaaatcattgaaatattttaaattacgtttAAACTATTAGTGTTCAATGTTTTCCATCATGTTAATCATATACTATTTGTGTAAAAGCTAATTTGACTTCAACAATAGAGACAGAACATTTTTCAACTCAAGTCTACTCAAAATCGTTCAATCTTCTTTGAAGCAACAAATAACTTGATCgttgtacttaaatatttaaaaaatataccaaaattTTGTGTACCGGTACTCGTCTAATATGCCACCTACCTTAAAATGGTATCTATCAAAAAACTGTATACGTGGTACCTACCGATGGTAGGCTAtcgttgttatatttattttatttaattttattgtgaaaGTACATTTGATTCATTATGATAAATGTAGATGAAAATGTATCTATTGATGATGATTattcaattcaaaaaaattacggTACTCGCATTTGAAGTCCGTGTATTTTTGGTAtgtgttgtaaaaatattaatggggTTGTAGAATgaagattttttaaagtaaaaaaatagataaggCAACTTTATTaccaataatacaaattgaaattgaactaggatcaattatttatttagattaatggTGAGCATATAGTACTTTAATTCTTAAAAGATATAGGTTATCATCATGAAACCGTTAATCATTCCTAGTTTTTTGTTGATCCTAGAATGGGTGCATAAACACAAACGATCGAGTGTATAATATGGAGACATGGAAAAACTAAATACGGAATTAAAACCTGAGGAGCAACAGATTTATAGACCTAGGTACAATTTAAAGAAGAATGGTGGGATGGTCCATTCATACGCAACACGACTTATTAGAAGTTTTCTGggatgatataaaaataatataaaatatgttgtaataatatataatggcgtatagaaatattataaagtactttacaacaataaattataattattttttttttttttttggtaggtATCATTTTACTGTAAGTAGCATACTACTCCAACAAAGTAGTGGTAGATAGCATATTAGACGAGTACCAGTGTACCTAATcttgtattaatttgtatagaatgtgaattgtaaattgtaatttaatataatataatatttccttctatcatttataatttactaaccttaatctgttataaattattatttatttatttatttcagtggTGGTGCAGATGATTTTGATGAAGTTGAAGACGATGCAGATTTGGATGAATTAGATCAACCtgaagtaataactaatttttatcttattttgaatttttattcttaatctcatcttattcatttattactgTTTAACACTACTAATTTTCATCTATATCTAgcgttacaaattaaatttgattatttatttgtatcaattttaattttaaactcttACAGGAGAATGAAGATAACATtgatatattacctattcaaGAAGCTCAAAGTCAAGTTCAAAAGTCTAAACGAATTACTACTAAGTACATGACAAAgtatgttttcaattaaattgagTATTAATCTCAaacattaaactttaaaaaactaaatttttaaataatattctacatgcttatttattttaggtatgaAAGAGCTCGGGTATTAGGTACAAGAGCTTTGCAGATAGCAATGTGTGCCCCTGTCATGGTAGAACTTGAAGGTGAAACTGACCCATTACAAATTGCAATGAAAGAATTGAAGAAAcgtaaaatacctattataatcaGAAGATATTTGCCAGACAATAGCTACGAGGATTGGGGAATTGATGAACTAATAATAGTTGatcagtaaaatttattttatattctttaaaaatgtaaaaactaatttaattatactatacgaTCTCTTAAGTCcttatttgaatacattttacaattttagctTTCATGTTCTTATTTCattgatttattcaatatttttattttttatttaataaaaagtaaaatgtctataaacatTGCATATCCAAATAGTTGCATATTTAAAAGACTATGACATAGTACCATTTTGGTAAATCTTCACCTAAAGAaatgtatattcataaatgagtatttttacgatactgaaaaacaaattgtaatttgtagtgTTTGACTTAAAATGTGTTGACAAGAGATGtcagtaacaataattttataggtttGCCTGCCTGTAATGATTCTGAAGtagttaacataaaatattacaaaaatatgtagtattttaattttttatgagctACAAGCTATAAACAGAAAGCtcgacaattaaataaatagtatttataacaattatagatTTAGTATTAGAGCCGCaaacataaatttcaaaaacttacagttttattcaattacaaTCAGATATTCCAGTACAAAAGAGATGAATTGGAAaactaatatcaataatatcctGGTTATAATGGTATACCTGAAAAATTTCATGGTAAAAAAAGAAGTTTTGTTTTAGAAACAGTATGAcagaatactttttattatttttattgagttattataaacaatgataACTGAGTTCTACTAATAGAACAGAGCAAATAGGTTGACCTTATTAGCATGTCACTTGTAAAGTTGTGATgacataaaattaagttaatgacAAGTGTCtcaaaaacagaaaattaaattttgtataacaaatcaataatatttaaattacacttaaatttgttatatatgtaataaataatacattttttcttagcAATacattaaatctttaaattaatatgttatatataattttgtatttatcatattaacaaattataccaaacgataaacaataaattataataagctaAGAAATATGGATGAGAAGATGCAGACCTCCTAGAGTTAATAACCTCAGGTTAAATACATATCACCAGCCTCAAGTCGAAATCCTAAATACACCACTGTGTAACCAgagatttattcaaaaattaggaatattttattatatattcaccttaaaaatttaaagaaaaattatacttgaggtaaataaaatatttatatttaaaaaaaaattattatacatagtttgaAATCtatcaatttttacttaaaaaatcaaaaagtacACTAAGATAATTGCATacagttatattttcatagaaaatattataatttattattaaaaaaaaaaaacactattaaTCTAACCAAAAgtgtattagtttatattatttttgctaaaataaataaataatatttaattataatattatttaattggtaaaataaaataaattattcaacaatgtatacaacacatatataatttacaaaacttaaaaaaaaaattataaaatcaagttgcatcaattagtaattacccaAAACTAAAAAGCAatcaaagttaattttatatacaaaaataaattaaaaataaacgtacaATAATTAGGAGCTATAGGTAATGTAGATTTCTAATAAAACACATGCACGACATGATGATTACCAATTTGTTAGTagcatttgtataataattaatgcaatctattatatttattttagatatataactacaataattttaaacaattattctttgtacatattatgtgcaacatgttaattgaataaaaacttgaatataaactacttatcaaatacaaattgtaatattgacaaattattcaataatatatatgtatataaatacatatccttatgaatattattgatatattatggcAACAACTGACAAATATACTTAGATTTTATCATACCTAATTAATCAATGTTCACAAGATTCATAAATTAGTTAACTTATTTCAAGTAATTAGTTTACTCATGGATTCATTAATAATCGTTTTATtgctaaatttaattagatttgATCAATAGTCcagctattatttatttatttaatatttacaattactctttaaatattttatatacaatttttaatgaaaatattaaaataaaaccaaataatttttaattacatgttaATGAGCAAAAGatggattttaattaactCTTTAAAATAGctgaaaaaaatctaaaccaattttttattgtgttaagaATAGGCTATACCTAGCAATTTAATTCAGACTTTAATCAAGGATCTAGGCACTGTAGTTAATAATCTAGAAACTGCTTTTTCCTCACATACAGTACATGTAACAACTTGATTAATTGATGTACTTTCACTGAtgcattctaaaaaaaaaaaaaaacgacaaacaaatgaataaaataaaaatgatgaaaatatagAGTTGGTCTCAATGTTTTCTAGGTTTAGTTGAATAGAAAACGAGAAAACAAAATGACTCactctataaaatattgtcaaagttactatttaaaatatcacacaATTGTCGACCACAATGCAAAACCACAATAAGTtgatttaatcaaaaacaaattataacaaagcATAAgtcatgtaatttaattattaaaatattttgactaaagactgaagaaataaaatgcatacttaacatataattttaatgattttaattaatagatcTGTGATATAAGTTTTCCTCatctttattgaaaaatatggctgtgaatttagaataattataaattctaatatagCTAtggaacttttaaataataaaattgtgaaattacagtaatttgtatttgtattttttttttttttttataatgctatagacagtatttaatcaaatcagcaattatttagaaatattattaaaacaagttcattactatatttatgataacattaaagaaaagaaaactaaattctaaattatcttaacttattttttttcaacttaataacatgaaaaaagatgtttaaaaagtatactaGTCATCACAACTagcataattttctaaaattgtagATAGTACCTcagaactaatttaaattagtaattacttattcaatgtcatcatataataaataacaattgaaaaatgtacatacagctacaaaaaaaattaaatacaatatcaaaTGTCTGACGACACTTTGGCGAAACTAATTTTGTGTAATCTTGAgttcatttgattttttaaggaAAATAGGTTTTTAAACTCATGAAATCTAATCAAGTTaatcattacaaaaatatgaaataaaaaataataaacattaatttatatttaatcaacaatattagatgtatcatgtataattaataacttttgtttttaataagatagtttaaaattattatttttaaattatgtcataaatttttttttttttttttaatattatttaataagtttagaATTTCACACAGGTCAACAAcgtgttaaaattatcatacattagtattatgataaaagTAATCACAACAATAAGCTTTTGTTATATACCTGAGTGTAAGTATCTATCACAACTGTTACACTGTGTCATGCGCTCGACGTTTTTGATAGGATAGCAACGCATGCAATTAGGGCAGAAATGGCCTTTTTTCCATGACCTGGCCACAAACAAACCAGATTGCCccaatatatgttaaaatgtattttatttgtattaaaatataaaatgtgttaatgatttaaatgtattattttcacaaaataactgataaaatgtatgtacatataataaataatttaaacaaaataattcaaagttcaaaataactttcaatattatgtaatatacctGGAACACGGAGCACACAATGTACGACAATAGACTTTTGACCCAGTTTTTTCAGTTttcttaaactaaaataaatgtaacattatagtagaaaaaaattaaagaaatctCTGTTagtacacaattttaaatcaaaatattaaacacaaggtttaacaaattatagttaattttaaactattacctCATAAAACCATTTAGAATCACCTGGTCCTGGATCAGAAACCCCACATGAACTACACATAGCACATTCTTGACAATGCCAACGACCTTCAGGTACTCTTCGGAGTCCtacacaataaatatgatacctataaaaaaaaaaaatgtatagtagtaataaatttaaataacaaattattaaataaatttaattatattttaacttacccTCTATCACAAAGGTCACAGAATAACATTTTGTCTTCATCAGCCACTTCTTTACATTGAGCACAAGATTTGCACTCATTACATTGCCAATTGTAACGTTTTATGTAGGGAATCATCTCCAATGTCATATCCAAACATGTTGGATGATCTAAAattgatgatatatttttcaaaacattattttaaatacatttattttgatttaattaattgttcttACAAATTGTTGAACATTTAAAGCAATGAATCAATGGTTCGACCGATcctattttattcttatctgCGGTGCCAAAACATAGTTTACATTCAGCTCCTTTTTTATCGCTCGGACCATACTCCAAACAATTTTTGTCAGATTTGTTGTCAACGTCAATTGAATCATCACTatcactattaattaattttaaacatgaacACTTCATGGCAAAAATGGTTAGTTTGTAAAATACCCTTTTCTGATTAAATGTTTGCCAATGAAATTAGTCCTACACCATAGTTTACTTTAACCTTGCTTATTTACATATTCATCATGCATTTAAGTACTTTTAGTTATGTTAATATAGACATAGaagtcaaataattaaatttacctaGAGTCGTCAGAAGAGCTATCTTCAGATTCAGATTGGCTGCTTAATGAAACAGGAAAGTCTTTATCTACAGATTTCAAAGGACCATACATAACAGTGTTCATTGGCAAGTAACGTAAATCTTCACTAGAGTATCTAAAATTTACAAAGTAACTTGAGaagttcaaaacaaatttcagCTTAGTTACTTTAACTCTTACGTTGCGTAGTAATCACAGAATTGTCCAGGTAGTAAAGCCAATGGATAACTGCCAATTTTAGGTTTAGGAACAGCCATTTtcttacatttgttttttggataatgtacaataaatgttTGCATATCCATTGAACACTTACGAGATTCTAGACGTGACTTGTTTAAATTGGCATTCCAATTGGCTACAGCTTCCATAGCTCTATCACGTAAATCTAACTTTGACCCATCGTTATTTGAACTTATTGTCATCAAtgctttaagtataaaaataaacatatattaaaaaacaattttttttatacttaatgatgaagtataaaaactgttatattatacctctTTGTCGATTAGATAATTCTTTGGCGTGTTTAAGTCTCATATATTCTCTCAGTTCTTCATATTTTTCTGGAAAATCTGTATACATGACATCTAATACTTCCGAACTATACAAAACTGTTAAGCCTATTTAAcacatcaaaattaataaattattaatataaattagattaatttgttttataaatataccaagATCACATAATGATTCAGCAACTAATCCACTGTCACACAAGAATGTTCGTTCTTCAGCTTCGACATTACGACGCTTCAATCCTGGGTATTTTCTTTTGAATGATTTAACACCCAAGAAATTAGATATTTGTTCTTGAATCATATACAATTCTCCGCCATCCAATGGCCATTGATATTCAGCAATTTGATCAAcagttaatgttttattactattataaattaatactcacattaaaatactatactaatttacaaaatataaaatgtattgttaagtataattaagtttACCTTTCAAGATCAATGACTTCCATTCTACCTTTCTTCATTCTAATACTATCATTTGTACCACTGATAGACAAATCTTCAtcacctaaaaatatatattattgtcatatcctttgttttaattagggttttaataatttttaaaatatttacatacccATTATGAAATTCCTAGCAGATTGGGACAGACTATTATTACAATCAGCACTCATACGAGTCTCATCATCAAAGTTTTGAGGTGGTGGAAGAGATTTCTTCATCTCAGCGGCTCGGGCCTTTTCTTCTTGCATAAGCCTTTTTTTCTCATGCCACTGAAGTCTTCTTTCTTCTGCTCTTTGTTtctttttcaatttcttttcttttaaaatatcattacggagttttattttctttttcctTGCTTCTAATTTTCTTTCACGTTCTTCTTCTTTCCTAAGTCGTTCAGCTTCTATCATTGCTACTTGTTTGGTTTCTTCCTCTTGATTCATTTCTTCATGAAAAGTTTCTCCTTCGTCATCTATACGCCTACAATTTGATGCTGTATCACTGTCTGATCCATCGCGGCCACGACCACTACCACCACGACCTCCTCGACCTCTTCGCCCACGACTACCTTTACCTCTGATACCCTTTCCTCGCTTTGGTGTTGATGCTTCAAATGAATCAAACATCCCTGCCCCTCCGCTCATGTCTTCCATATCAAATAATGGAACATGAAAAACAGGTTCATTTTCAGTACTGCCTTCTTGAACTTTTGACTGTTGTTGttgatattctaataataattgtttttgttgagCCAAAGCTTTTGGTGGTCTACCTCTCTTTTTGggggtatttaaaatttgttgttcTAAAAGAGCAATTTGTTCAGCACTGAGTTTAGGTGCAGGTCTGATAGTAACAAAGTCACTAAAAGATTTAGAAGGTTGAGAAAGAGCATTTTTTAAAGGACTATCCCCCATAGCAATATGcttatttgtgattttttttatcaattcagATTTAACATCTGGACGAACTGTAGTTTCAGATTTAATTTCTGGATTTCCAACTTTAGGTAAtttcaatgttattttacCAAGTTTGGGTGATTCTTGAGACTTACAAATAGGAGTAATGGTTACattagaatcatttaaaaatttttctacTTCATTCATTTTAGCTGATCCCCATTTTGGAGGCTCATCAATTTTACCAACTGATGTGTTTTCATCAAGACAAACAGAGCTACATGCTTCTTTAGACATTTCTGTTACATTACTAAGAATcttattttgtgattttttaattttagttggcTGATCTTTAATAGCAAGATTTATTTCtacttctattttattaactatagagTCTTGACCCAGTTTtggtaaattttcattttgtttagTTTCTAACACAGGTAGATTAGCAGAAGGTTGATCATAAACTTCCGACGAATTTCCAAGTGATTCAGGAGATTTTTTTGACATAAGAGctgcttttaaaatatcagaTTTAAACATTTGAGAGTCTTTTTCTTCATTATTCTGTTTTATATCAATGCCTACTACTTCATTTGATAACATAATAGTAGTATGCTTATTTTCATCTTCAATGTGTATGTTTTTTGAagagttttgttttttgttttctaaataagtattatcatCAGCTTTTTGAGAATTATCTAATTCTGAATCACATAATTtaccttttattttatcattaatattacattcacTATTGATTTCGTCATTGcttttattatactcattaatacattcataacTGGTTTCTACTATAGACTTTTCATCTTTAGGTTTCTCAATTATTGGACTAGGGTTTATATCTTGTGCTTTACATTGTTTGTCAACATATCTTTCCAAAACCACTCTATAGTTGTCATTGACACTTTCTTTCACAATATTAGAgtctaaaatgttttcataagtTACTTTACTAAGGTTATTTTCttcagttattttttctttttctatacATTCTTGTTCTTCAACTATTAAGTTAACTTTTTTGTCAATAGATTTTTCCTCAACTAATACTTTTtccttttcttttaaattagtaaattctCGTGTAATAGTATCTACTTGGATAGGCATTGTTTTATCAATATCATTAACATTATCCACTTCAATACTTTTGGTTATATCAGTTTTGTTTTCAACTAATTTAACAACAGAATTGAATGCGGTCGATTTTTCTTCtttagctttattaatattggcAATTTTATTAGATTGTGTCTTTATTATATCttcaacataaattttaacttgCCCTAACTGTTTTAACCTTACATCctcattagtattttttattgcttgGTCAATCTTTTCTTCAGcacttaatagtttttcacTAGGTTTATCAGTATTTTTGTTAGTATTATCTTCACAATCAGATTTTACTGAATCAAATCTAGatgtttcatttattttattaaatatttttgaatcagTAGGTTCATTTTTAACTTCCACAGTTGATGTAACAAAGGTTGGCCGCTTCAATCGAGGTCGTTTTGGTTGACTATCATTTTCTGAAGATGATCCATCATCATCaatcttgaaaatatttttttttaaatgttccaaTTCTTTTTTTGTCTCTTcactaaacatattttttatatataaagcaTCAGAACTGGTATCAATTTGTTCTTCAGGACTGTGAATCATGACTTCGGGCTTTTTAACAGCTTCTGGTGCaattgatgtttttattatttctagtttATCAACTGATTTTTCAGTACATTGTAAAACTTCAACCTCAGCTGGAACTTTTGAatcagaataattatttaatttaagtagttCTGCTTGTTGTACTGTAGCTTTGGGTATTTCTATTGACTGTGAAGTAGATTTAGATATTTCTgttgattgtataatattagatttaggTATATCTATAGGTAGAACTTCTGATTTATCGATTTCTGAGGTTGTGGAGATTGGAGGTTTGGCAACTGGTGAAAATACAGGTCGGACAAGTTTAATTCGTTTAGGATTAGGTTTAGGATTTACATTATCATCCTCAACTTTACGCTTTTCAGAAACATCAGTGGCGACTTTTTCCTCTTCCATATTGATCAGTCGTGCGTTAtagaactataaaaaaaaaatcaataaattatcaagtttgataaaaaaaaaaaaacataattttaattatttaaatgaaaacgcAGATATATACCAACTTACAAGTACGATTAAAGTTGAAACATCAGTTTATGTGAAGCgttgtatttattactaattgaaCCCAATAGAAAACAgcattaagtaatttaagcAATAACACATGAG contains the following coding sequences:
- the LOC113553479 gene encoding DNA-directed RNA polymerases I, II, and III subunit RPABC2 produces the protein MADEEFEHDDGGADDFDEVEDDADLDELDQPEENEDNIDILPIQEAQSQVQKSKRITTKYMTKYERARVLGTRALQIAMCAPVMVELEGETDPLQIAMKELKKRKIPIIIRRYLPDNSYEDWGIDELIIVDQ